One stretch of Arachis hypogaea cultivar Tifrunner chromosome 20, arahy.Tifrunner.gnm2.J5K5, whole genome shotgun sequence DNA includes these proteins:
- the LOC112785771 gene encoding uncharacterized protein, with amino-acid sequence MLLTLQTVQRLGQPIGNGNGDGNGNNNGEGNVKEAREFELMQLKQGSLSVADYISQFEELCRFSRVCQGAPETYESWKCIKVVEECAKKVASSRDTRGGNNNRGRGKYFQLRAQIFKRGGYAPQGQGGFKRNTHDQYQYAKGRENQSKVSLELTCDRCRCFHPNDSYKIGICGCFNCGLPGYIARDCTRGRKTQNAGQNQQGRVFAVNAQDAAKADPLIRGICLIGNKTLIALYDTGASHSFIAFDKVEELGLKVSELAFDLHVHTPYQTVATRLGCKQMSKNRVLLDCFERSIQFMPEGEGGAVVAEGYYLNSVMVNCSGEECQGYILLAANALGDAQNLDRISVVRVFPEVLLEDIPEVPPQRKIEFVIDLVPGARPVSTAPYRMALIELAKLKTQINDFMDQLQGDGVFLKIDLRFSYHQIRVNEDDILKTAFRTCYGHYEFAVFIDDILVYSKMEEEHEEHLRIVLQILKEQKLYAKLSNSEFWKAKVKFLGHVVSKIGIVVDPLKVEVVMEWERLMTVTKVRSFLGLAGYYWRFIEKFFRIALPMTKLTRKEVPFVWTSECEESFQTMKQKLTSAPILVLPEPHEPFEVYCDASLKGLGCNS; translated from the exons ATGCTGCTGACTCTGCAAACTGTGCAGAGGTTAGGTCAACCAATTGGAAATGGAAATGGGGATGGAAACGGGAATAATAATGGTGAAGGAAACG TCAAAGAGGCGAGGGAATTTgagcttatgcagctgaagcaaggctcTTTGTCTGTGGCGGACTACATTAGTCAATTTGAGGAGCTCTGTAGGTTCTCGAGGGTGTGTCAGGGTGCCCCAGAGACCTATGAGAGCTGGAAGTGTATTAA GGTGGTTGAGGAGTGTGCAAAGAAGGTAGCTTCGTCAAGGGACACTCGTGGAGGAAACAATAACCGTGGGCGAGGCAAATATTTTCAACTAAGGGCCCAAATATTCAAGAGAGGAGGATATGCACCTCAAGGTCAAGGAGGCTTCAAGAGGAACACTCATGATCAGTACCAGTATGCTAAAGGGAGAGAGAATCAAAGTAAGGTTTCTCTGGAATTAACTTGTGATCGTTGTAGATGTTTTCATCCAAATGACTCTTACAAGATTGGTATATGTGGTTGTTTCAACTGCGGATTGCCTGGTTACATTGCAAGAGATTGCACTCGTGGGAGGAAGACTCAGAATGCGGGCCAGAACCAACAAGGTCGGGTGTTTGCtgtgaacgcccaggatgctgcaaagGCAGATCCTCTGATTAGAGGTATATGCTTAATTGGTAATAAAACATTAATTGCAttatatgatactggagcttcgcattcttttattgcatttgataAAGTCGAGGAACTAGGATTGAAGGTGTCAGAATTAGCGTTTGATTTGCATGTGCATACCCCGTATCAGACAGTGGCGACTAGGTTGGGTTGTAAGCAA ATGTCCAAGAATCGagttttgttggattgctttgagcGATCTATTcagtttatgccggaaggagaaggaggagcagTAGTAGCTGAGGGTTATTACCTGAACTCTGTAATGGTGAATTGCAGTGGGGaagagtgtcagggttatatATTGTTGGCTGCTAATGCTTTGGGTGACGCACAGAACTTAGATCGGATTTCAGTAGTTAGAGTCTTTCCAGAAGTATTACTGGAAGATATTCCTGAAGTCCCACCTCAAAGGAAAATTGAATTTGTGATTGACTTGGTGCCGGGAGCCAGACCAGTGTCGACTGCGCCGTATCGAATGGCTCTGATAGAGCTGGCTAAACtaaagactca GATAAATGACTTCATGGATCAATTGCAAGGAGACGGAGTATTCTTAAAGATTGATTTAAGATTCAgttaccatcagataagggtgaaCGAAGATGACATTCTGAAAACTGCATTTAGGACGTGCTATGGACATTACGAGTTTgcg GTTTTCATAGACGACATTTTAGTTTACTCAAAGATGGAAGAAGAACATGAAGAGCACTTAAGAATTGTGTTGCAAATCCTGAAGGAGCAAAAATTGTATGCTAAGTTGTCCAATTCCGAATTTTGGAAGGCGAAAGTGAAGTtcttgggtcacgtggtgagtaaaatAGGAATAGTCGTAGATCCTTTGAAAGTTGAggtggtgatggaatgggaaagactGATGACGGTGACGAAggttaggagtttcttgggtttGGCTGGATATTACTGGAGATTCATTGAGAAATTTTTCCGGATTGCACTACCAATGACTAAGTTAACCCGGAAGGAGGTGCCATTTGTGTGGACGTCAGAGTGTGAGGAGAGTTTCCAAACCATGAAACAAAAGTTGACTTCAGCACCTATTTTAGTTTTGCCAGAACCGCATGAACCAtttgaagtgtactgtgatgcgtcactgaagggtttgggttgc aaTTCATAA